The Streptomyces sp. Mut1 genome window below encodes:
- a CDS encoding PaaI family thioesterase, whose translation MSDSPARTAPAEGPRLVAEPHKDGVDAAVAAARRVIDALLHTGDGTGADMEEIAGRLDAVADGLTEGAPALRERLAEMWRGEGVTRHDPVTGPENALAPPLTLRGLEDGSVEGVVTLGLPYQGPPGHVHGGISALLLDHTLGVANHWGGTSGMTAELTLRYLRPTPLFEPLTVTGRQVSVDGRRIRTVGEITAGGTARVTAEGLFIAKQLPRPS comes from the coding sequence ATGAGCGACAGCCCCGCGCGCACCGCGCCCGCCGAAGGACCGCGCCTGGTCGCCGAACCGCACAAGGACGGTGTCGACGCCGCCGTGGCGGCGGCCCGCCGGGTCATCGACGCCCTGCTGCACACCGGGGACGGGACCGGCGCCGACATGGAGGAGATCGCCGGCCGGCTCGACGCCGTCGCGGACGGCCTCACCGAGGGGGCGCCCGCCCTGCGCGAACGCCTCGCCGAGATGTGGCGCGGCGAGGGAGTCACCCGTCACGACCCCGTCACCGGACCGGAGAACGCCCTCGCGCCCCCGCTCACCCTGCGCGGCCTGGAGGACGGCTCCGTCGAAGGCGTCGTCACGCTCGGCCTGCCCTACCAGGGCCCGCCGGGACACGTGCACGGCGGCATCTCGGCGCTCCTGCTCGACCACACCCTCGGGGTCGCCAACCACTGGGGCGGCACCTCCGGAATGACCGCCGAACTGACCCTGCGCTATCTGCGGCCCACCCCGCTGTTCGAACCGCTGACCGTCACCGGCCGGCAGGTGTCGGTGGACGGCCGGCGCATCCGTACGGTCGGCGAGATCACCGCCGGGGGCACCGCCCGCGTCACCGCCGAGGGGCTGTTCATCGCCAAACAGCTGCCCAGGCCGAGCTGA
- a CDS encoding MaoC/PaaZ C-terminal domain-containing protein, with amino-acid sequence MPIDRDKALTADPAVRTIHWTTRDVLLYHLSLGAGADPATGPELHLTYENGLTVLPTFAVVAGSGISAGEAEPPGFHLPGIDIDLRAVLHAGQELRVHRPLPASGTATLTSRVAGVRDKGKAALIVLESAATGPAGEPLWTSTTRIWARGEGGFSHDPGPDEEPVTPPDRPADTVVTSRTTPQQALWYRLNGDLNPLHADPEFARAAGLDRPILHGLATYGLVCKALVDGVLDGDAGRLTHLAVRFAGPLVPGESLTTSVWRDGPSAEGTERLVLHTSCPERDGAPVLTHATATVTA; translated from the coding sequence ATGCCCATCGACCGCGACAAGGCGCTGACCGCGGACCCCGCCGTCCGCACGATCCACTGGACCACCCGCGACGTCCTCCTCTACCACCTGAGCCTGGGAGCGGGCGCCGACCCGGCCACCGGGCCCGAACTCCACCTGACCTACGAGAACGGCCTCACCGTGCTCCCCACCTTCGCCGTGGTGGCCGGCTCCGGGATCTCCGCGGGCGAGGCGGAGCCGCCCGGATTCCACCTGCCCGGCATCGACATCGACCTGCGGGCCGTCCTGCACGCCGGCCAGGAGCTGCGGGTCCACCGGCCGCTGCCCGCCTCCGGCACCGCGACGCTCACCTCCCGCGTGGCCGGGGTCCGGGACAAGGGCAAGGCGGCCCTCATCGTCCTGGAGTCCGCCGCGACCGGACCGGCCGGCGAACCGCTCTGGACCTCCACCACCCGGATCTGGGCGCGCGGCGAGGGCGGCTTCAGCCACGACCCCGGCCCCGACGAGGAGCCGGTGACACCGCCGGACCGCCCGGCCGACACCGTCGTCACCTCCCGCACCACACCCCAGCAGGCCCTGTGGTACCGGCTCAACGGCGACCTCAACCCCCTGCACGCCGACCCGGAGTTCGCCCGCGCGGCCGGGCTCGACCGGCCGATCCTGCACGGCCTCGCCACGTACGGCCTGGTCTGCAAGGCCCTGGTCGACGGGGTCCTGGACGGCGACGCCGGACGGCTCACCCACCTCGCCGTGCGCTTCGCGGGCCCCCTCGTCCCCGGCGAGTCCCTCACCACCTCCGTATGGCGCGACGGCCCGTCCGCCGAGGGCACCGAACGGCTCGTGCTGCACACGTCCTGCCCCGAACGCGACGGGGCGCCCGTGCTCACCCACGCGACGGCGACGGTGACCGCGTGA
- a CDS encoding acyl-CoA dehydrogenase — protein MTIGLTEEHLDLRDAVRAFTARHITEDTLHAAADADKETLPAHWSGLAAQGLLGLHLPEEDGGAGYGLLELAVVTEELGRATAPGPFLPTALASAVLHTAGHRTHLAPLAAGSTLGAVGLDAGTLALTRAADGTVTVTGTSGLVVGGHLADVFVLPASDGATTTWLVLPRAVVDTADVRSHDLTRRSSRVTARSVRVPAADLLGLDPRTPRDLAAVLFAAEAAGLADHCVTTAADYARVREQFGHPIGAFQGVKHRCARMLARAEQARACAWDAARATAPGGADDPREASLTAAVAAAVAVDAAFDVAKDCVQVLGGIGFTWEHPAHLALRRAQTLRITLGPSAAWRRRVAALTLDGVRRPLGVELPPEAEDEREGIRAELRAARSLEGKERTDHLAAHGYTAPHLPVPWGKGAGPVTQLVIAEELAAAGLTPVDMIIGGWVVPTLIAHGDPAQRERFLAPSLRGDLAWCQLFSEPGAGSDLAGLTTRAEKVDGGWRVTGQKVWTSMAADAHWGVLLARTDTDVPKHKGISYFLLDMTSPGIDIRPLRQITGDAEFNEVFLDGVFIPDELLVAGPGDGWKLARTTLANERVALSHDSVGSGAEALLEIAAALDGLDDEQLTTLGGHLCDAQTGAVLALRTTLRSVAGQQPGAEASVAKLLGVEHQQRVWETCVDWQGTAALSGEGERHDTTWMFLNSRCLSIAGGTTEVQLNIIGERMLGLPRDPEPTRKG, from the coding sequence ATGACCATCGGACTCACCGAGGAGCACCTCGACCTGCGCGACGCCGTGCGCGCCTTCACCGCCCGGCACATCACCGAGGACACCCTCCACGCGGCCGCCGACGCCGACAAGGAGACCCTCCCCGCCCACTGGAGCGGCCTCGCCGCCCAGGGCCTGCTCGGGCTGCACCTGCCCGAGGAGGACGGCGGCGCCGGCTACGGACTCCTCGAACTCGCCGTCGTCACCGAGGAACTGGGCCGCGCCACCGCCCCCGGCCCCTTCCTGCCGACGGCCCTCGCATCGGCCGTCCTGCACACCGCCGGACACCGCACCCACCTCGCCCCGCTCGCCGCCGGCAGCACGCTCGGTGCGGTCGGGCTCGACGCGGGCACCCTCGCGCTGACCCGCGCCGCCGACGGCACGGTCACGGTCACCGGCACCTCGGGGCTCGTCGTCGGCGGCCACCTCGCCGACGTGTTCGTCCTGCCCGCGTCCGACGGCGCCACCACCACCTGGCTGGTGCTGCCCCGCGCCGTCGTCGACACCGCCGACGTCCGCAGCCACGACCTGACCCGCCGCTCGTCCCGCGTGACCGCGCGCTCCGTGCGCGTCCCGGCCGCCGACCTGCTCGGCCTCGACCCGCGGACGCCCCGCGACCTCGCCGCGGTCCTGTTCGCCGCCGAGGCCGCCGGCCTCGCCGACCACTGCGTCACCACCGCCGCCGATTACGCCCGGGTCCGCGAGCAGTTCGGCCACCCCATCGGCGCCTTCCAGGGCGTCAAACACCGCTGCGCCCGCATGCTCGCCCGGGCCGAACAGGCCCGCGCCTGCGCCTGGGACGCCGCCCGCGCGACCGCGCCGGGCGGCGCGGACGACCCCCGGGAGGCCTCGCTGACCGCCGCCGTCGCAGCGGCGGTCGCCGTCGACGCCGCCTTCGACGTGGCGAAGGACTGCGTCCAGGTGCTCGGCGGCATCGGCTTCACCTGGGAGCACCCGGCACACCTCGCGCTGCGCCGGGCCCAGACCCTGCGCATCACGCTCGGTCCCTCCGCCGCCTGGCGCCGCCGCGTCGCCGCCCTCACCCTGGACGGGGTCCGCCGCCCGCTGGGCGTCGAGCTGCCGCCGGAGGCCGAGGACGAGCGCGAGGGCATCCGTGCCGAACTCCGGGCGGCCCGGTCGCTGGAGGGCAAGGAGCGCACCGACCACCTCGCCGCCCACGGCTACACCGCGCCCCATCTGCCGGTGCCCTGGGGCAAGGGGGCGGGCCCGGTGACGCAGTTGGTCATCGCCGAGGAACTGGCGGCCGCCGGGCTCACCCCCGTGGACATGATCATCGGCGGCTGGGTGGTGCCCACCCTCATCGCCCACGGCGACCCGGCCCAGCGGGAGCGGTTCCTCGCCCCGAGCCTGCGCGGCGACCTCGCCTGGTGCCAGCTGTTCAGCGAACCGGGCGCCGGCTCCGACCTGGCCGGCCTCACCACCCGCGCCGAGAAGGTGGACGGCGGCTGGCGCGTCACCGGTCAGAAGGTGTGGACGTCCATGGCCGCCGACGCCCACTGGGGCGTCCTGCTCGCCCGTACCGACACCGACGTGCCCAAGCACAAGGGCATCTCCTACTTCCTCCTCGACATGACGAGCCCCGGCATCGACATCCGGCCGCTGCGGCAGATCACCGGCGACGCCGAGTTCAACGAGGTGTTCCTCGACGGGGTGTTCATCCCCGACGAACTCCTCGTGGCCGGCCCCGGCGACGGCTGGAAGCTCGCCAGGACCACCCTCGCCAACGAACGCGTCGCCCTGTCCCACGACTCGGTCGGCTCCGGCGCCGAAGCGCTGCTGGAGATCGCCGCGGCCCTGGACGGGCTCGACGACGAACAGCTCACCACGCTCGGCGGCCACCTCTGCGACGCGCAGACCGGCGCCGTCCTCGCCCTGCGTACCACTCTGCGCAGCGTCGCCGGGCAGCAGCCGGGCGCCGAGGCGTCCGTCGCCAAGCTGCTCGGCGTCGAACACCAGCAGCGGGTCTGGGAGACCTGCGTGGACTGGCAGGGCACCGCCGCGCTCAGCGGCGAGGGCGAACGCCACGACACCACCTGGATGTTCCTCAACTCCCGCTGCCTGTCCATCGCGGGCGGTACGACGGAGGTCCAGCTGAACATCATCGGCGAGCGCATGCTCGGCCTGCCCCGCGACCCCGAGCCCACCCGGAAAGGCTGA
- a CDS encoding steroid 3-ketoacyl-CoA thiolase, translating to MTEAVIVEAARTPVGRRRGVLSGLHPAQLLGLAQKGLVERAGIAPDTVEQVIGGCVTQAGEQSNNVIRTAWLHAGLPQITACTSIDCACGSSQQAVHLVAGLIASGAIETGIGCGVESMSRVFLGAALTPDNGSPVPEDWTVDMPDQFTAAERIARNRGITRADADALGLASQRKAARAWAEGRFDTQIIEVRAPVTGPEGPTGATASVTRDQGLRDTTPEALAALRPVLPDGIHTAGNSSQISDGAAAVLLMSRERAAREGLRPRARIVASAMVGSDPYYHLDGPVAATERVLRSAGMTLADIDLVEINEAFASVVLSWAQVHKADLDKVNVNGGAIALGHAVGSTGARLITQALHELERTGRSTALITMCAGGAHATATIIERI from the coding sequence ATGACCGAGGCCGTCATCGTCGAAGCCGCGCGCACACCGGTCGGCCGGCGCCGCGGCGTCCTGTCCGGGCTCCACCCGGCGCAGCTCCTCGGGCTCGCCCAGAAGGGCCTGGTGGAGCGCGCCGGCATCGCACCGGACACCGTCGAACAGGTCATCGGCGGCTGCGTCACCCAGGCCGGCGAGCAGTCCAACAACGTGATCCGCACCGCCTGGCTGCACGCCGGGCTTCCGCAGATCACCGCCTGCACCTCCATCGACTGCGCCTGCGGCTCCTCCCAGCAGGCCGTCCACCTCGTCGCGGGCCTCATCGCCTCCGGCGCGATCGAGACCGGCATCGGCTGCGGCGTCGAGTCCATGAGCCGCGTCTTCCTCGGAGCCGCGCTCACCCCCGACAACGGCTCCCCGGTCCCGGAGGACTGGACCGTGGACATGCCCGACCAGTTCACCGCCGCTGAACGCATCGCCCGCAACCGCGGCATCACCAGGGCCGACGCCGACGCCCTCGGCCTCGCCTCCCAGCGGAAGGCCGCCCGCGCCTGGGCCGAAGGACGCTTCGACACACAGATCATCGAGGTCCGGGCCCCTGTCACCGGCCCCGAGGGCCCCACCGGGGCGACCGCGTCCGTCACCCGCGACCAGGGGCTGCGCGACACCACCCCCGAGGCGCTGGCCGCACTCCGCCCGGTCCTGCCCGACGGCATCCACACCGCGGGGAACTCCTCGCAGATCAGCGACGGCGCCGCCGCCGTCCTCCTGATGAGCCGCGAGCGCGCCGCCCGCGAAGGACTGCGCCCGCGCGCCCGGATCGTCGCCTCCGCCATGGTCGGCTCCGACCCGTACTACCACCTCGACGGCCCCGTCGCGGCGACCGAACGGGTCCTGCGCAGCGCCGGGATGACCCTCGCCGACATCGACCTCGTGGAGATCAACGAGGCGTTCGCCTCCGTCGTCCTGTCCTGGGCCCAGGTCCACAAGGCCGACCTGGACAAGGTCAACGTCAACGGCGGCGCCATCGCGCTCGGACACGCCGTCGGCTCCACCGGAGCCCGGCTGATCACCCAGGCCCTGCACGAGCTGGAGCGCACCGGCAGGTCCACCGCGCTGATCACCATGTGCGCCGGCGGCGCGCACGCGACCGCCACCATCATCGAACGCATCTGA
- a CDS encoding Rieske 2Fe-2S domain-containing protein: MSAVESAHDDVRAIEATAAPARFARGWHCLGLSEKYKDGKPHAVHAFGQKLVVFQAGDGTLNVLDAHCRHMGGDLSQGTVKGDQVACPFHDWRWGGDGRCKQIPYSKRVPLRARTAAWRTLDQDGMLFVWNDPEGNPPPDDVRIPRIGGATSDEWTEWLWYETVVDANCREVVDNVVDMAHFFYVHYSFPTYFKNVFEGHTATQRMRATGRPDARPQEDGKQQKTIGSTSVASYHGPSFMIDDLTYHYETGDVDCVLINCHYPVDADRFILQYGIIVRRSPAMRGEAADQLASGMAQFIKLGFEQDIEIWKNKARIDNPLLCEEDGPVYQLRRWYEQFYVDVADVRPEMTDRFEFELDTTRPVEAWQKEVEANLARRAAAAGGPA; the protein is encoded by the coding sequence GTGAGCGCAGTCGAGTCGGCACACGACGACGTCAGGGCCATCGAGGCCACCGCGGCACCCGCCCGTTTCGCACGCGGCTGGCACTGCCTGGGCCTGTCGGAGAAGTACAAGGACGGCAAGCCGCACGCGGTCCACGCCTTCGGGCAGAAGCTCGTGGTGTTCCAGGCGGGTGACGGCACCCTCAACGTCCTGGACGCCCACTGCCGCCACATGGGCGGCGACCTCTCGCAGGGCACCGTCAAGGGCGACCAGGTCGCCTGCCCGTTCCACGACTGGCGCTGGGGCGGCGACGGCCGCTGCAAGCAGATCCCGTACTCCAAGCGGGTGCCGCTGCGGGCCCGCACGGCGGCCTGGCGGACGCTGGACCAGGACGGGATGCTCTTCGTCTGGAACGACCCGGAGGGCAACCCGCCGCCCGACGACGTGCGTATCCCCCGCATCGGGGGCGCGACGAGCGACGAGTGGACCGAGTGGCTCTGGTACGAGACCGTCGTGGACGCCAACTGCCGCGAAGTCGTGGACAACGTGGTGGACATGGCCCACTTCTTCTACGTCCACTACTCCTTCCCGACGTACTTCAAGAACGTCTTCGAGGGGCACACCGCCACCCAGCGCATGCGCGCCACCGGCCGCCCCGACGCCCGGCCCCAGGAGGACGGCAAGCAGCAGAAGACGATCGGCAGCACCTCGGTCGCCTCGTACCACGGCCCGTCGTTCATGATCGACGACCTGACGTACCACTACGAGACCGGCGACGTGGACTGCGTCCTGATCAACTGTCACTATCCGGTCGACGCGGACCGGTTCATCCTCCAGTACGGGATCATCGTGCGGCGCTCGCCCGCCATGCGGGGCGAGGCCGCCGACCAGCTGGCTTCCGGGATGGCGCAGTTCATCAAGCTCGGGTTCGAGCAGGACATCGAGATCTGGAAGAACAAGGCGCGCATCGACAACCCGCTGCTCTGCGAGGAGGACGGCCCGGTCTACCAGCTGCGGCGCTGGTACGAGCAGTTCTACGTGGACGTGGCCGATGTGCGGCCGGAGATGACCGACCGCTTCGAGTTCGAGCTGGACACCACCCGGCCCGTCGAGGCGTGGCAGAAGGAGGTCGAGGCGAACCTCGCCCGCAGGGCCGCGGCGGCGGGAGGGCCGGCGTGA
- a CDS encoding ferredoxin — MTRVDNRLADGAPMRPLSCERCAARVLVRKSSWQQTSVQWDAPAVAACAERDTAATAFEGCGALRETIRAAALTGAIEVVDGGGPAGRG, encoded by the coding sequence GTGACGCGGGTCGACAACCGGCTCGCCGACGGCGCCCCGATGCGGCCGCTGTCCTGCGAGCGGTGCGCCGCGCGGGTCCTGGTGCGCAAGAGCAGCTGGCAGCAGACGAGCGTGCAGTGGGACGCCCCGGCCGTGGCCGCCTGCGCGGAACGCGACACGGCGGCCACGGCCTTCGAGGGCTGCGGCGCGCTGCGCGAGACGATCCGCGCGGCGGCGCTGACCGGGGCGATCGAGGTCGTGGACGGTGGCGGCCCGGCCGGGCGGGGGTGA
- a CDS encoding VOC family protein has product MTQIRGLGYLRVRTRDIDRWRELAVDALGFAVGSGPDPDGLYLRMDERRSRLVVLPGDTDRVLSVGWEVRDRFALAAVGRAVEASGTPVKPLTREEADDRGVEEALTFTDPAGVTVEVFHAPVLDHSPVLTGLGQRFVTGEQGMGHIVVPTTSPDETIAFYTEVLGFLPRGAMRLGGGTSSRRVRFMGVNQRHHSLAVCPAPHGEAPGLVHLMVEADTLDAVGRALDNVAKHGFPLSSTLGRHTNDKMVSFYVRAPGGWDVEYGCEGMLVDERHYTAEEITADSYWGHDWSGSEPLAAFTPPGPSA; this is encoded by the coding sequence ATGACACAGATCCGCGGACTCGGGTATCTCCGGGTCAGGACCCGCGACATCGACCGCTGGCGCGAACTCGCCGTGGACGCCCTCGGCTTCGCCGTGGGCTCCGGGCCCGACCCCGACGGCCTGTACCTGCGCATGGACGAACGCCGCTCCCGGCTCGTCGTCCTGCCCGGTGACACCGACCGGGTGCTGTCGGTCGGCTGGGAGGTGCGCGACCGCTTCGCCCTCGCCGCCGTCGGCCGCGCCGTCGAGGCATCCGGTACGCCCGTCAAGCCGCTCACCCGGGAGGAGGCCGACGACCGGGGCGTGGAGGAGGCCCTCACCTTCACCGACCCCGCCGGGGTGACCGTCGAGGTGTTCCACGCCCCGGTCCTCGACCACAGCCCCGTACTGACCGGTCTCGGCCAGCGCTTCGTCACCGGGGAACAGGGCATGGGCCACATCGTCGTACCCACCACCAGCCCGGACGAGACGATCGCCTTCTACACCGAGGTGCTGGGCTTCCTGCCGCGCGGGGCCATGCGGCTCGGCGGCGGCACGTCCTCGCGCCGGGTCCGCTTCATGGGCGTCAACCAACGCCACCACAGCCTCGCCGTCTGCCCCGCCCCGCACGGCGAGGCGCCCGGACTCGTCCATCTGATGGTCGAGGCGGACACCCTGGACGCGGTCGGCCGCGCCCTGGACAACGTGGCGAAGCACGGCTTCCCGCTGTCCTCCACCCTGGGCCGGCACACCAACGACAAGATGGTGTCGTTCTACGTACGTGCCCCGGGCGGCTGGGACGTCGAGTACGGCTGCGAGGGCATGCTCGTGGACGAACGGCACTACACCGCCGAGGAGATCACCGCCGACAGCTACTGGGGCCACGACTGGTCCGGCTCCGAACCGCTGGCCGCCTTCACCCCGCCGGGCCCGTCCGCGTGA
- a CDS encoding acyl-CoA dehydrogenase family protein has product MSNPVLEAVEQRADEIRALGPANEALGRLDDQAAKILKDVGAIRMLQPKTYGGLELHPREFAETVMRIASCDGATGWVAGVVGVHPWEMAMADPRVQEEIWGEDPDTWIASPYAPMGLLRPVDGGYVFNGRWQFSSGTDHCRWIFLGGFLADAEGDRLSPPRSVHVILPRADYEIVDDSWDVVGLRGTGSKDVVVKDAFVPAHRVIEYAKVVDGSLAAESGLTNPAYRLPFSAAFPLGITAAVIGICEGALAHHLTYQRTRVQITGQAVRDDPYVLYAISDAAAEIAASRAALLDNVSQMYDAVAAGREITFERRAVGRRAQAAAAWRAVRAVDEIVARSGGNAMRLDNPIQRFWRDAHTGLAHAIHVPGSVFHAAALTEIGVEPPQGPMRSMI; this is encoded by the coding sequence ATGTCCAACCCCGTACTCGAAGCCGTCGAGCAGCGCGCCGACGAGATCCGCGCGCTGGGCCCCGCCAACGAGGCGCTCGGCAGGCTGGACGACCAGGCGGCGAAGATCCTCAAGGACGTCGGCGCGATCCGCATGCTCCAGCCGAAGACGTACGGCGGCCTCGAACTGCACCCGCGCGAGTTCGCCGAGACCGTCATGAGGATCGCCTCCTGCGACGGCGCGACCGGCTGGGTCGCGGGCGTCGTCGGCGTCCACCCCTGGGAGATGGCGATGGCCGACCCCCGGGTGCAGGAGGAGATCTGGGGCGAGGACCCCGACACCTGGATCGCGTCCCCCTACGCCCCGATGGGCCTGCTCAGGCCCGTCGACGGCGGCTACGTCTTCAACGGCCGCTGGCAGTTCTCCTCCGGCACCGACCACTGCCGGTGGATCTTCCTCGGCGGCTTCCTCGCCGACGCCGAAGGCGACCGGCTCAGCCCCCCGCGGTCCGTGCACGTCATCCTGCCGCGCGCCGACTACGAGATCGTGGACGACTCCTGGGACGTCGTCGGGCTGCGCGGCACCGGCAGCAAGGACGTCGTCGTCAAGGACGCCTTCGTGCCCGCCCACCGCGTCATCGAGTACGCCAAGGTGGTCGACGGCTCGCTGGCCGCCGAGTCCGGGCTGACCAACCCCGCCTACCGGCTGCCCTTCTCCGCCGCCTTCCCGCTCGGCATCACCGCCGCGGTCATCGGCATCTGCGAGGGCGCCCTCGCCCACCACCTCACCTACCAGCGCACCCGGGTCCAGATCACCGGCCAGGCCGTGCGCGACGACCCGTACGTCCTCTACGCGATCAGCGACGCGGCCGCCGAGATCGCGGCCTCCCGCGCCGCGCTCCTGGACAACGTCTCGCAGATGTACGACGCGGTCGCGGCCGGCCGGGAGATCACCTTCGAGCGGCGCGCCGTCGGCCGCCGCGCCCAGGCCGCCGCCGCCTGGCGGGCCGTCCGCGCGGTGGACGAGATCGTCGCCCGCTCCGGCGGCAACGCGATGCGCCTGGACAACCCCATCCAGCGGTTCTGGCGCGACGCGCACACCGGGCTCGCGCACGCCATCCACGTACCCGGCTCGGTCTTCCACGCCGCCGCCCTCACCGAGATCGGCGTCGAGCCGCCGCAGGGGCCCATGCGCTCGATGATCTGA
- the dmpG gene encoding 4-hydroxy-2-oxovalerate aldolase, producing MPYSPDLDIRVTDSSLRDGSHAKQHQFTVDHVTSVVAALDDAGVPVIEVTHGDGLGGSSFNYGFSHTPEQELIKAAVKTARRAKIAFLMLPGLGLQDDIREAAGNGAAICRIATHCTEADISVQHFGLARELGLETVGFLMMSHSSPPEALARQARIMADAGCQCVYVVDSAGALVMEQTSDRIAALVAELGTDAQVGFHGHENLGLGVANSILAVRAGATQIDGSTRRFGAGAGNTPVEGFAAVAEKLGIRTGIDVLKIIDAAEDVVRPVMDGECLLDRLSLTMGYAGVYSSFLKHAARQAATYQVSGAEILMEAGRRKLVGGQEDQLIEIAVALAAKNSSGK from the coding sequence ATGCCCTACAGCCCCGACCTGGACATCCGGGTCACCGACTCGTCCCTGCGGGACGGTTCGCACGCCAAGCAGCACCAGTTCACCGTCGACCACGTCACCTCCGTCGTCGCCGCCCTGGACGACGCCGGAGTGCCCGTCATCGAGGTCACCCACGGTGACGGCCTCGGCGGGTCCTCCTTCAACTACGGCTTCAGCCACACCCCCGAGCAGGAACTCATCAAGGCCGCCGTGAAGACCGCGCGCCGGGCGAAGATCGCCTTCCTGATGCTGCCGGGCCTCGGCCTCCAGGACGACATCCGCGAGGCCGCCGGCAACGGCGCCGCGATCTGCCGTATCGCCACCCACTGTACCGAGGCCGACATCTCGGTCCAGCACTTCGGCCTCGCGCGCGAACTCGGCCTGGAGACCGTCGGGTTCCTGATGATGTCGCACAGCAGCCCGCCCGAGGCCCTGGCCCGCCAGGCGCGCATCATGGCCGACGCGGGATGCCAGTGCGTGTACGTGGTCGACTCCGCGGGCGCCCTCGTCATGGAGCAGACGAGCGACCGCATCGCCGCCCTCGTCGCCGAACTGGGCACCGACGCCCAGGTCGGCTTCCACGGACACGAGAACCTGGGCCTCGGCGTCGCCAACTCCATCCTCGCGGTACGCGCCGGAGCCACCCAGATCGACGGCTCGACCCGGCGGTTCGGCGCGGGCGCCGGCAACACCCCCGTCGAGGGGTTCGCCGCCGTCGCCGAGAAGCTGGGCATCCGCACCGGCATCGACGTACTGAAGATCATCGACGCGGCCGAGGACGTGGTCCGGCCCGTCATGGACGGCGAGTGCCTGCTCGACCGCCTCTCCCTGACCATGGGCTACGCCGGGGTCTACTCCAGTTTCCTGAAGCACGCCGCCCGGCAGGCCGCCACCTACCAGGTCTCCGGCGCCGAAATCCTCATGGAGGCGGGCCGCCGCAAGCTCGTCGGCGGCCAGGAGGACCAGCTCATCGAGATCGCGGTCGCCCTCGCGGCGAAGAACTCTTCCGGGAAGTGA
- a CDS encoding acetaldehyde dehydrogenase (acetylating) — MTKATAAIVGSGNIGTDLMYKLLRSQSIEPRWMIGIDADSPGLKRAADHGLHTSADGVDALLDGEDRPDLVFEATSAYVHRANAPKYAALGIQAIDLTPAAIGPAVVPAVNLGDHLDAPNVSLITCGGQATIPVVHAVSRVTDVPYAEIVASVASPSAGPGTRANIDEFTLTTSRGIETIGGAAKGKAIIILNPAEPPMLMQDTVFCAVPADVDRDAVTASVHETVARVAAYVPGYRLRAEPQFDGPTAVSGGLARVAVLIEVEGAGDFLPPYSGNLDIMTAAATRVGEGFAQRISARRAAA; from the coding sequence GTGACCAAGGCGACCGCCGCGATCGTCGGATCCGGCAACATCGGCACCGACCTGATGTACAAACTCCTGCGCTCGCAGTCCATCGAGCCACGCTGGATGATCGGCATCGACGCCGATAGCCCCGGCCTCAAGCGCGCCGCGGACCACGGCCTGCACACGAGCGCCGACGGCGTCGACGCCCTGCTGGACGGCGAGGACCGACCCGACCTGGTCTTCGAGGCCACCTCCGCGTACGTCCACCGGGCCAACGCGCCCAAGTACGCCGCGCTCGGCATCCAGGCCATCGACCTGACGCCCGCCGCGATCGGCCCGGCGGTCGTGCCCGCCGTCAACCTCGGCGACCACCTCGACGCGCCGAACGTCTCCCTCATCACCTGCGGCGGACAGGCCACCATCCCGGTCGTGCACGCCGTCTCCCGGGTCACCGACGTCCCGTACGCGGAGATCGTCGCGAGCGTCGCCTCGCCGTCCGCCGGGCCCGGAACCCGCGCCAACATCGACGAGTTCACCCTCACCACGAGCCGGGGCATCGAGACGATCGGCGGCGCCGCCAAGGGCAAGGCCATCATCATCCTCAACCCGGCCGAGCCGCCGATGCTGATGCAGGACACCGTCTTCTGCGCCGTCCCGGCCGACGTCGACCGGGACGCCGTCACGGCCTCCGTCCACGAGACCGTCGCCCGCGTCGCCGCGTACGTGCCCGGCTACCGGCTGCGCGCCGAGCCGCAGTTCGACGGGCCGACCGCGGTCAGCGGCGGCCTCGCCCGGGTCGCCGTCCTCATCGAGGTGGAGGGCGCGGGCGACTTCCTGCCGCCGTACTCCGGAAACCTCGACATCATGACCGCCGCCGCCACCCGGGTCGGCGAGGGCTTCGCCCAGCGGATCTCCGCCCGCCGTGCCGCTGCCTGA